In bacterium, one genomic interval encodes:
- a CDS encoding glutaredoxin domain-containing protein gives MAGQPQAIVYSTPTCPYCKMAKEYFDEKGVTYEDVDVAADPGRADEMVKKSGQMGVPVIDIGGTIIVGFDKTKINATLGL, from the coding sequence ATGGCGGGACAACCACAGGCCATCGTGTACTCAACGCCAACATGCCCATACTGCAAGATGGCGAAGGAGTACTTTGACGAGAAGGGCGTGACGTACGAGGATGTTGATGTCGCAGCGGATCCCGGCCGCGCGGATGAGATGGTGAAGAAGTCGGGTCAGATGGGCGTTCCGGTCATTGATATCGGCGGGACGATCATCGTGGGGTTTGACAAGACGAAGATCAACGCGACACTCGGCCTTTAG
- a CDS encoding YHS domain-containing protein, which translates to MNAYEKYIASDPKQCCVCQTPFSEVLPAITKEFTGELYAFCSEACIEAFEADPEKYEQFEDENGEDEGT; encoded by the coding sequence ATGAACGCCTACGAGAAGTACATCGCCTCCGATCCCAAGCAGTGCTGCGTTTGTCAGACGCCGTTCTCGGAGGTGCTCCCTGCGATCACTAAGGAGTTCACGGGCGAGCTCTACGCGTTCTGTTCTGAGGCATGCATTGAGGCGTTCGAGGCGGATCCGGAGAAGTACGAGCAGTTCGAGGATGAGAATGGGGAGGACGAAGGCACATAG